One Mobula birostris isolate sMobBir1 chromosome 23, sMobBir1.hap1, whole genome shotgun sequence genomic window, AACAGTGGACCATGTGAGttagggaagaaggaggggcggcagagggaggtgacgggcaggCGAGGAGAAGAAGGAGTAAAAAgagagtcagaatggggaatggagaaagagaaaagggggagaggggagttaCCATAAGTTAAAGAAATCCATGTTTTGCCCTTTGTCCTCTTCAGTACAATTTCCAAATCCACATTTTTTTTCAATTGATTACATGAAGCATGTTTCTGCTTCCAAAAGAAATACCTCATTTTTGTCAGCCACTGATAACTGAGGGTCAGTTAGAGGTTTGAGTAAAAATGCACTTTCAATCCTAGCTCCTCTCCTTCCCCCATACTTAGAAAAACACATTACagctatagacaatagacaataggtgcaggagtaggccatttggcccttcaagccagcaccaccattcactgtgatcatggcacccacaatcagtatctagttcctgccttatccccataacctttgattccgccatctttaagagctctatccatctctttcttgaaagcatccagagacttggcctccacagccttctggggcagagcattccatacatccaccactctctgggtgaaaaagtttttcctcaactccgttctaaatggcctaccccttattcttaaactgtggcctctggttctggactcacccatcagcgggaacatgcttcctgcctccagcgtgtccaatcctttaatagtcttatatgtttcaataagatcccctctcagccttctaaattccagagtatacaagcccagttgctccaatctttcgacatatgacagtcccgccatcctgggaattaaccttgtgaacctacgctgcactccctcaatagcaagaatgtccttcctcaaatttggagaccaaaactgcacacagtactccaggtgtggtctcaccagggccctgtatagctgcagaaggacctctttgctcttatactcaattccccttgttatgaaggccagcatgccattagctttcttcacagcctgctgtgcttgcatgcttgctttcagtgactgatatacaagaacacctagatctccttgtacttccccttttccaaatttcactccatttagataataatctgccttcctgttcttaccaccaaagtggataacctcacaattatccacattaaactgcatctgccatgtatctgcccactcacccaacctgtccaagttaccctgcattctcataacatcctcctcacatttcacactgccacccagctatCTCTGTATCTGTGTTACCAGTTGCTCCTTGCCTGGTGCAGAACACCACAGAGGACATGTGCAGGTATACACATGTTGACGTGGATATTTTTGAAATAAACTGCAtatcacaggcacacactcatctaccAAATACTTACAAGAGTTTCTGGAGAGTTGTGTTCAGTCTCAGGTACTGAATCATGTCCTCTGTGCCATCATCTGTAATCCCATTGTCATACAAACGAAGGACTTTGAGACTATTGTTCCCTGCCAGAGCTTTCCACAAAGACCGAGCTCCTGTGGAACCAAAACAGTTTGTACCACACCTGAAAACAGAACCAAACAGCAAATATGAGTGATTACAGTTTCAAGTGAAATATGAAAAATTTTACATGAAGATTTATGTGATGAAAAATCTCACGATAGCgtctctattctgcattctgggtTTTGAAGGATACCACTCAAAATCTCTGCTGACTTCTCGGTCAGTTTGTTGGAGCTTATCCTGGAACACAAGGCAATGAAAACGATTAATTTGGAGAACTCCAGCCTCACAAACTGCTGACCGGGAGGACAGCCTGAAAATAAACACTTGGGGCACAGTCAGGAGAACGGAGATAACAAGCAATGTCTTTCTATTGTTTATAatcttttctatttatttataaatGAATATAATCTTCAGATGGCTATATGATTAAGAGATCCTGTTTCTgttagggggagggggagggaaatattTCCTACACAAATCGGATTGAATTCAACCGTGCCCACACTGTGCCCGTACGCACATCCAGTGCCATTACCATAACCATACTCACACCCGGTGCCCATACCGTACCCGTACTCGCACCCGATGCCCGTACCGTACCCGTGCTCACACCCAGTGCCCACACCGTACCCTTATACACACACCCAGTGCCCACACCGTACCCGTACTCACACCCAGTGCCTACACCGTACCCGTACACACACCCAgtcattaatgaaaatatctaatcagacagtCATGTGGTACCAACACaaagcacaaaagcatgcagacatggtcaagaggttcagttacaaacaacagaaaatctgcagatgccgtaaatataagcaacacacacaaaatgctggaggaactcagcagcccaggcagtatctatggaaaagagtgcagtcgatgttttgggctgagacccttcagcaggactggagaaaaggagatgaggagtcagagttcgAAGGTGGAAGGTGGAggaggagaaacacaaggtgacaggtgaaactgggagggcgaggagagaagtaaagagcagggaagttgattggtgagagagatagaaggctggagaagggagattcTAAGagaacagaaggctatggaagaaagaaaagtgaggCGAAGCACCAGAGGGTatataaggagataaggtgagagagggaaaaggggatggggaatggtgaaggaggggacatcaccagaagttcaagaaatcaatgttcatgccaccaggttagaggctacccaaatggaatataaagtgttgctcctccaacctgagtgtggcctcattgcaacagtagaggaggccatggatggacatggtggaatagaaatgggaagtggaattaaggttggtggccactgggagatcccatttttcTAGTGGAGGGTGCGTAGGTGCTTGGCACAAGGAACCTCACTCAAGTGATGATCTGCTAaatctgagaccattctcagatgagTAGCTACTTATATAAAATGCCAGACCTACCAAAGAAGCGATCTGTAATCTCGATGTCTGGTTCGCCTCATTTAGCTGGTTCGGACCGGTCAGAGTTGAGAGACACAAATGTAAGGCTGGGGTGAgcagaaccatgaaacaatgttggctgtagccctgtacaatgaccagtaaggAGGTGatccaggtaggtcaggtgaccttgagccaatgggacggagatccaatggttcaattgatgaggaacaCTATAAGAGGCAGGAGCTCCAAAAACACAGGAGCATTACTCTCCAGCAACCTGAGACCAGCCTTCATGGATAGGGAGGACCCCACAGACACGTGGAGATCCGGACCAtgaggaatgcctggccagcGTAGAATCCTCTCCTGataataccttttctcttcattaactgttcatggagggtcagggattTTAGTAGGGTGTAGACACATAGTTAGTTTGTGAGCCCATGTTCTTTTTAGTTTGGACAGTAAAAGTTaattgtcagtaaatacagattctctgtgcctcattcttcattattacaaggggtgattcttgaaACAGTGTGATGTGAGTAGACAAATTGCTTTGATTCAGGAATAAACGTTGAAAGAGTCCATTGCTGCTGTTCTGTTGAATGTATGGTGGGCTACGAATTACAGAAAGACCATATTCCCCAGCAAGTACATTTGCACCAGACAAAGGAAACTAGATCTTTTTATAGAGATCAATAAAGTCTTTGCAAACAGAATGTATGGCCAGAACCAAACAGAACGGTTATGCCATCAGGAATGGTCGAGGAGAGGGTTATGATTGCACCACATAACTGGTGGGGATACAGTGgagaacaagcccttctggcccttccagccacactgcccagttacccgagcctaatcatgggacaatttacaatgaccaattcaccgaCTAACTGGTGTAACCTTGGACTGTGAGACGAAAccggatcacctggaggaaacccacacggaaACGGGAAGGAACATATAAACTTGCTCACTGACGgcactggaactgaactctgaactctgtaatagcatcacactaactgctacgctgcaCTGGTGGCCTGGTATTTATTGCACTGGTAGTGTCTATTACCATTGTTGCTTTGAAAAGTGGCATCACCACATGAAAGAACGGACTTTGGTCAAGACAGTGCAGAATCACCAAATTCAGGACAAAGAATGTGAACAGCATATACGCAGAGTATACAACAAAATAAATTACTGCAACTTGGGCTTAGTAGTCTTAAGAAAAGTATTACTCACAAAAGTGTTTTGCATTTGAAAAGCACATCCGTCAGCTGCTTTATCCCTTCATCACCGAGGTTACAGAGTCTCAGATCCAACTTTTCCACTGCAGAGTGTTTCAGGCAGTAATGTAAAGCAGACACGTCCAGGGGGCTCAAAGACATATTGAAAAAATCTATACACTTTACGTATGGAGACACATCAGCTGTGACATCCGGATCTTGCAATTCAAATAGACAATGCATTAAATTCAGCAATTCTGCCTTGTTAATATCCTGCTCAAGGCTGGTTTTAAACCATGTCCTGAGAGCTCTGGCTGTAGAAGGAGTGAGAGGAACTGTATAGTTCCACAAATTGCCTTCTCTTCCTGCTGTTAAGGAACCCATGAGAAACCTGGTAAAATTGTACAGCTTTTCGGTGTGTTCAGGGCGGAATGATTGCAGATAAAATTGACTCAATTGATTTTGTGGCCTCTTCCCAAAGCACCAAAGATCCAGACATTTGACCAGCTCTACAGGATCCTTATCCAGTAAGGTTGCACAATACAAAGCCGCAAATTGTTCTTTCAGCACCACGTGATGGAACTCAAAAGAACCTTCATCATTATATTTCTTTTCCAGAACAAGATTTAAGAGGTACTTTGAAAGCAGAGATTGCTCTATTCTGTAGGCTTTCAGATCAACTGCATTCATTTCAACTTTGGCTGAAAGCAGGGTGTTGAAGGACAGTTGCCCTACCTTCAGGATGGTGTCCATAAACAATTCATACTCCAGGTCAGTCTCATCAATATCATTGGCTTTACAGTTAATCATACAGTAAAGCAGCAATTTAAAAACCGTACTGTTTGTCATTAATGAATCTGGCTTTATTTCATAACAGTGGAAACATCTGTCCAAAATGGTGCACAGAATGTAGCTGTTGAGGGGATTAGAAGCCAGGCATTTGATGGTCTCATTCTCCGTAATGTGCTGGTACATTATTGCTGCCTTCTCCTTTTCCGCATAAAACATATCACAATATCTTTTCAACCTATCATTGGAAAAGCCAGTGATAATAAGATGCTGATCAAAATGGTTCTTGTTAACTTCTAACTGCTTTGCATTCCATCGGGAGGTAACCAGCACCTTTGCGTCTCGAAGGAGATGCTTGGATATAAGTTTGGAAACAAGAACGCTTACTTCAGCCACGCTGTCTAGGTTCAAATCACAACCCAAAGAATCGCATTGAAGCTGAAAGCCAAATTCGTCAAGTCCATCCAAAATGATCAGCACATCTTGAGGGTTTTGGAGGACCTGCGTTAGGACTGATGACAAAGGCTGGCACTGCTTCTTCAGAAGCTCCCGGAGAGTGGTCTTTCCTTTAACCTCATTTAAGTCAGAGAACTTGAGAACAATGACACAATACAACCCATGGCTTGGATGAGATGCCCAGTCTTGCTCCATGCTGTCCACAGCCCAACTTTTCCCAACTCCTGTATCACCTACCAGCAGGATTCTCTTCGATGACTTATCCTTCTGAAGTAAAGACAGCAGTTCTGAAACTTCCATTTCTTTTGCAATATTCAACACCCCTGCTGTGATAAGGTCACTGCCTGGGTCCTGTTTCTTTACAGCGATGGTATTAATGGATCCGGCAAATGAATTGCTGTTCATGAATCTCTTTCGCATCACTGTGCAACATGAACGTGCTTGGTCTCTCAAGATGTATTCTTTATAATCCTGTATCACAGCTGGACAGAAAGAGACGTTTCTCAGAATTCGTCAGTTTTCTATTACAGATTAACAAATGCTAAAAATGCACAAATCAGAAATGGGCATCATTTATGacagcaaatgcaatgctagcattcatttcaagaggactacaatattAAAAGCaaggaagctaaagtcagatgtattagtattacaatgAAGTAAAtgcttgagagaggagttggccagaagtgactggaaaagaacactggcagggaagaCAGTAGACCAGCATTGGCTGGAATTTcgggaagcaattcggaagacacaggatatgtacatcccaaagagaaagaggtattctaaaggcaagatgccACAACTGTGGCTAGCAAGTGAAGTCGAaaccagcataaaagccaaagagagggcatataataagcaaaaattagtgggaatttagaggattgagaagcttggaaaaaccaatggaaggcagctaaaaagttattaagaagataaagatgaaatacaaaagtaagctaaccaataatatcaaagagaataccaaaagtttcttcagatacataaagtataaaagagaggcaagtgtggatatcggaccactggtaaatgatgctagagagatagtaatgggggacaacaaaatggtggacaaactgaataagtattttgcatcagtcttcactgtggaagactccagGAGTATGGTGGCAGTTCCAGATGTCggggatcatgaagtgtgtgaagttaccttaactagtgagaaggttcttgggaaactgaaaagtctggaggtagataattcacctgaatccagggttctgaaagaggtgactgaagagattgtggaggcagtagtaatgatctttcaagaatcactagattttggaatggctgtggaagactggaaaattgcaaatgtctctctactcttcaagaagggagagaggcagaacaaaggaaactataggcaagttaagtctgacctcagtggttgggaggatgttggagtcaataATGAGgactcggggtacttggaggcacatgataaactaCATTGGACTacattgaatataaaagcaaggatgtaatattgagactttataaagtactagtgagccctcacttggagtattgtgagcagttttgggccctttatcttagaaaggatgtgctgaaactggagagagttcaaagagggttcacaaaatgattccaggaatagaCAGTTTGTCTTATGAAGAGCTTCTGATGGCtacaggcctgtattcactagaattcagaaaaatgagaggtgacctcattgaaacctatcaaatggtgaatggccttgacagagtggatgtgaagacaatgattcctatagtgggagcttctaagatcagaggacacagcctcagaatagaggtgcatccttttagaacagagatgaggaggaatttctttagagagtggtgaatctgtggaattctttgccacaggcagctgtggaggccaagtccttatgtatatttaaggcagaggtagatagattcttgattggtcagggcatgaggggatacagggagaaggcaggagattgaggctgatatgaaaattggatcagccctgatgaaatggcggagcagactcgatgagccaaatggcctaattttacttctatatcttctggtcttatgaaacctttcaccatatTTGTCACCAACAGCACCAGGCTtttcagggaagaagtctaaatgggaatgcagaaaatgaaactTCAGTGCAATTTGCAGTTCAGGGTTTTGTCTGCTTGAAGCATGttctcaaccagctgcatgtagcttGGTGCTCTGGAGTTGCCAAGAAAATCTTCAACACCCTTgagtgccttccatgtgattttctctggtcccacaaTAAGTTCTTTGAATTGTCTGTCATTAATGATCTGTTTCATTTGTAGACCAACacaaatgccttccttaatcttggcattagTTATCCTGGGAAACATCTATCTCAAAAATCAAAATCCTTCGCGGAACTTGAGGGAAGAGCTAGGAGAGATGGTGCCAGTGGTTTTTGTAGACCCAGACGACTTCTTCCATTTCGTCCACGAAACAACTTATTGTTCTTatatctttcttttcttttcaaggtggctgggattCTGTCGGAATCCATGATCTATAATTACAGCTCAAACTACGGTTTTCCACAAGTGTTGGGATTTTGAACCAGCCGTGCGGCCTGGCGTTTCGATATCTCCAGGAGCAACCTGGAAGATGTGCACCATTGGGGGTGACCCCATTCCTCGCAAATTTCGCCAAATAAAGCATCGCAGGAGACTAAAACATCAGGACAGCAGGCAGTGTGCACTACCGTCATAGTCataattggttttcattacagttgcaccataaataattcaatagtaataaaaaccataaataattaaatagtaatatgtaaattacgccagtaaattatgaaataagtccaggaccagcctattggctcagggtgtctgaccctccaagggaggagttgtaaagtttgatggccacaggcaggaatgacttcctatgacgctctgtgctgcatctcggtggaatgagtctctggctgaatgtactcctgtgcccacccagtacattatgtagtggatgggagaaggCCACTGTACTCGAGTGATCCCCCTCTCTATCTCTCGATGGAGAGTGAAAGCCTGTCGGGCATCGAGCTGCAGAAGCAATGCAGAAGGTTGTAACATCAGAACAGCGAGCTGCTGGTTTCCTGCTCTCGTTGGTGCAGGAgtgatctctctgttcctcactGGTGAAAGCCAGCCTGTCTGAAATACcaaagtcctgggtgatgggatgtACTACATAATGTACTCTAAATCAAGGCCTGTTCAGGGGCTTTTGCTATTGGTTGCAAAGTGAGGGGTGGGAGTACCAGTGCTTCTG contains:
- the LOC140186664 gene encoding NACHT, LRR and PYD domains-containing protein 6-like isoform X1, which gives rise to MSDSCSNVGGRKLTMDFTLERILLAFVLFRELEMGIGSFSQSYGKLNEDVLLPCTFPVAANLNLHNLVITWQRTDTLTVAYSFYSGLDHPEHQDAQFRGRTQLFHSEFLKGNVSLKLENVTLFDVGNYTCFVFEEEGTEYIETIVELRLNDTSRINGIDATGPASERQHYGSPPAVVFVLITAAILLFQIKSKKQQDLEKIHLLGDDIRAVIQDYKEYILRDQARSCCTVMRKRFMNSNSFAGSINTIAVKKQDPGSDLITAGVLNIAKEMEVSELLSLLQKDKSSKRILLVGDTGVGKSWAVDSMEQDWASHPSHGLYCVIVLKFSDLNEVKGKTTLRELLKKQCQPLSSVLTQVLQNPQDVLIILDGLDEFGFQLQCDSLGCDLNLDSVAEVSVLVSKLISKHLLRDAKVLVTSRWNAKQLEVNKNHFDQHLIITGFSNDRLKRYCDMFYAEKEKAAIMYQHITENETIKCLASNPLNSYILCTILDRCFHCYEIKPDSLMTNSTVFKLLLYCMINCKANDIDETDLEYELFMDTILKVGQLSFNTLLSAKVEMNAVDLKAYRIEQSLLSKYLLNLVLEKKYNDEGSFEFHHVVLKEQFAALYCATLLDKDPVELVKCLDLWCFGKRPQNQLSQFYLQSFRPEHTEKLYNFTRFLMGSLTAGREGNLWNYTVPLTPSTARALRTWFKTSLEQDINKAELLNLMHCLFELQDPDVTADVSPYVKCIDFFNMSLSPLDVSALHYCLKHSAVEKLDLRLCNLGDEGIKQLTDVLFKCKTLLISSNKLTEKSAEILSGILQNPECRIETLSCGTNCFGSTGARSLWKALAGNNSLKVLRLYDNGITDDGTEDMIQYLRLNTTLQKLFICANNFSDVAQRNIAQVESCCGLQVITKIKDDEELLQRVETQVEELLSSCPKYDTEWLQKILRTILKDLEDESCIPDQSTRAKVGKIKANINKLLQKSKNAADNDPIHESRVQLLTTSSLSLQAIV
- the LOC140186664 gene encoding NACHT, LRR and PYD domains-containing protein 1 homolog isoform X3, giving the protein MSDSCSNVGGRKLTMDFTLERILLAFVLFRELEMGIGSFSQSYGKLNEDVLLPCTFPVAANLNLHNLVITWQRTDTLTVAYSFYSGLDHPEHQDAQFRGRTQLFHSEFLKGNVSLKLENVTLFDVGNYTCFVFEEEGTEYIETIVELRLNDTSRINGIDATGPASERQHYGSPPAVVFVLITAAILLFQIKSKKQQDLEKIHLLGDDIRAVIQDYKEYILRDQARSCCTVMRKRFMNSNSFAGSINTIAVKKQDPGSDLITAGVLNIAKEMEVSELLSLLQKDKSSKRILLVGDTGVGKSWAVDSMEQDWASHPSHGLYCVIVLKFSDLNEVKGKTTLRELLKKQCQPLSSVLTQVLQNPQDVLIILDGLDEFGFQLQCDSLGCDLNLDSVAEVSVLVSKLISKHLLRDAKVLVTSRWNAKQLEVNKNHFDQHLIITGFSNDRLKRYCDMFYAEKEKAAIMYQHITENETIKCLASNPLNSYILCTILDRCFHCYEIKPDSLMTNSTVFKLLLYCMINCKANDIDETDLEYELFMDTILKVGQLSFNTLLSAKVEMNAVDLKAYRIEQSLLSKYLLNLVLEKKYNDEGSFEFHHVVLKEQFAALYCATLLDKDPVELVKCLDLWCFGKRPQNQLSQFYLQSFRPEHTEKLYNFTRFLMGSLTAGREGNLWNYTVPLTPSTARALRTWFKTSLEQDINKAELLNLMHCLFELQDPDVTADVSPYVKCIDFFNMSLSPLDVSALHYCLKHSAVEKLDLRLCNLGDEGIKQLTDVLFKCKTLLISSNKLTEKSAEILSGILQNPECRIETLSCGTNCFGSTGARSLWKALAGNNSLKVLRLYDNGITDDGTEDMIQYLRLNTTLQKLLFRVDGHLAFFASSGKRFFFFFTSSSFLFKN
- the LOC140186664 gene encoding NACHT, LRR and PYD domains-containing protein 1 homolog isoform X2, which gives rise to MDFTLERILLAFVLFRELEMGIGSFSQSYGKLNEDVLLPCTFPVAANLNLHNLVITWQRTDTLTVAYSFYSGLDHPEHQDAQFRGRTQLFHSEFLKGNVSLKLENVTLFDVGNYTCFVFEEEGTEYIETIVELRLNDTSRINGIDATGPASERQHYGSPPAVVFVLITAAILLFQIKSKKQQDLEKIHLLGDDIRAVIQDYKEYILRDQARSCCTVMRKRFMNSNSFAGSINTIAVKKQDPGSDLITAGVLNIAKEMEVSELLSLLQKDKSSKRILLVGDTGVGKSWAVDSMEQDWASHPSHGLYCVIVLKFSDLNEVKGKTTLRELLKKQCQPLSSVLTQVLQNPQDVLIILDGLDEFGFQLQCDSLGCDLNLDSVAEVSVLVSKLISKHLLRDAKVLVTSRWNAKQLEVNKNHFDQHLIITGFSNDRLKRYCDMFYAEKEKAAIMYQHITENETIKCLASNPLNSYILCTILDRCFHCYEIKPDSLMTNSTVFKLLLYCMINCKANDIDETDLEYELFMDTILKVGQLSFNTLLSAKVEMNAVDLKAYRIEQSLLSKYLLNLVLEKKYNDEGSFEFHHVVLKEQFAALYCATLLDKDPVELVKCLDLWCFGKRPQNQLSQFYLQSFRPEHTEKLYNFTRFLMGSLTAGREGNLWNYTVPLTPSTARALRTWFKTSLEQDINKAELLNLMHCLFELQDPDVTADVSPYVKCIDFFNMSLSPLDVSALHYCLKHSAVEKLDLRLCNLGDEGIKQLTDVLFKCKTLLISSNKLTEKSAEILSGILQNPECRIETLSCGTNCFGSTGARSLWKALAGNNSLKVLRLYDNGITDDGTEDMIQYLRLNTTLQKLFICANNFSDVAQRNIAQVESCCGLQVITKIKDDEELLQRVETQVEELLSSCPKYDTEWLQKILRTILKDLEDESCIPDQSTRAKVGKIKANINKLLQKSKNAADNDPIHESRVQLLTTSSLSLQAIV